One window from the genome of Pseudonocardia hierapolitana encodes:
- a CDS encoding MerR family transcriptional regulator, which translates to MAEKPLLTIGQLARRTGVPVRTIRFWSDEGVLPETDRSAGNYRRYDGRAVARLDLVRTLRELGMGLDDIRLVLERRRSVEDVAAAHVQAIDNQIRVLRTQRAVCTLLARGAPSPRKAALMNDLARLSAAERQQMIDEFVDATFAGTDPDAPGAGIANNMRMLPAALPDEPTTEQVEAWVELAELVNDPAFRARAREMAVAGSEAAGDQPPFDPAPIVEHAGAAVAGGTAPDSPEGQAVLARIIDPGMDAAARDQLADTIDTFTDRRVARYWDLLGILNGWGRAPAQIEPFEWFVDALRAHG; encoded by the coding sequence ATGGCCGAGAAACCCCTGCTGACGATCGGGCAGCTCGCCCGCCGCACGGGCGTGCCGGTCCGCACCATCCGGTTCTGGTCCGACGAGGGCGTGCTGCCCGAGACGGACCGGTCGGCCGGCAACTACCGCCGGTACGACGGCCGGGCGGTGGCGCGGCTCGACCTCGTCCGCACGCTGCGCGAGCTCGGCATGGGCCTGGACGACATCAGGCTCGTGCTCGAGCGCAGGCGCAGCGTCGAGGACGTGGCGGCCGCGCACGTGCAGGCCATCGACAACCAGATCCGCGTCCTGCGGACGCAGCGCGCCGTGTGCACGCTGCTCGCGCGGGGCGCTCCCTCTCCACGGAAGGCAGCACTGATGAACGACCTCGCCCGGCTCTCCGCCGCCGAGCGCCAGCAGATGATCGACGAGTTCGTCGACGCCACGTTCGCGGGCACCGACCCCGACGCCCCTGGCGCCGGGATCGCGAACAACATGCGGATGCTCCCGGCCGCACTGCCCGACGAACCGACCACCGAGCAGGTGGAGGCGTGGGTGGAGCTCGCCGAGCTCGTGAACGATCCGGCGTTCCGCGCCCGGGCCCGGGAGATGGCCGTCGCCGGTTCGGAGGCCGCCGGCGACCAGCCTCCGTTCGACCCGGCGCCGATCGTCGAGCACGCGGGCGCCGCCGTCGCCGGCGGCACCGCGCCCGACTCGCCGGAGGGCCAGGCCGTCCTCGCCCGGATCATCGATCCCGGCATGGACGCGGCAGCCCGTGACCAGCTGGCCGACACGATCGACACCTTCACCGACCGCCGGGTCGCGCGCTACTGGGACCTGCTCGGCATCCTCAACGGCTGGGGGCGCGCCCCGGCGCAGATCGAGCCGTTCGAGTGGTTCGTCGACGCCCTGCGTGCCCACGGCTGA
- a CDS encoding LysE family translocator has product MPSVETLLAFTLAGVILVIIPGPSVLFIVGRALAHGRRAALASVAGNTAGASLVVVAVALGFGAIATQSLAVFTVLKLVGAAYLVYLGVQTIRRRGDLIARLGEPAAPPDRRMFLQGVIVGVTNPKVLVFFAAVLPQFVDTAAGSPTTQMLVLGLLFAMIAATLDSAWGLAAGSARTWFATSPGRLRWMGGIGGVSLIAMGAGLALTGRKD; this is encoded by the coding sequence GTGCCTTCCGTCGAGACCCTGCTGGCGTTCACGCTCGCCGGCGTCATCCTCGTGATCATCCCCGGGCCGAGCGTGCTGTTCATCGTCGGTCGGGCGCTCGCCCACGGCAGGCGGGCGGCGCTGGCGAGCGTGGCCGGCAACACGGCAGGCGCCTCGCTCGTCGTGGTCGCGGTCGCGCTGGGCTTCGGTGCGATCGCGACGCAGTCGCTGGCCGTCTTCACCGTGCTCAAGCTGGTCGGCGCGGCCTACCTCGTCTACCTGGGTGTGCAGACGATCCGCAGGCGCGGCGACCTGATCGCCCGCCTCGGCGAGCCCGCCGCGCCCCCCGACCGGCGGATGTTCCTGCAGGGCGTGATCGTCGGGGTCACCAACCCGAAGGTGCTGGTGTTCTTCGCGGCCGTGCTGCCGCAGTTCGTCGACACCGCGGCGGGCAGCCCGACCACCCAGATGCTCGTGCTCGGGCTGCTGTTCGCGATGATCGCCGCCACCCTCGACAGCGCCTGGGGCCTGGCGGCTGGCAGCGCCCGGACCTGGTTCGCCACCTCACCCGGCCGCCTGCGGTGGATGGGCGGCATCGGCGGCGTGTCCCTGATCGCGATGGGCGCAGGCCTCGCGCTGACGGGCCGCAAGGACTGA